A window of Xyrauchen texanus isolate HMW12.3.18 chromosome 10, RBS_HiC_50CHRs, whole genome shotgun sequence contains these coding sequences:
- the LOC127650697 gene encoding XK-related protein 8-like, whose amino-acid sequence MEESFPFHSTFTDFLLHLLGLLFFLLDVGLDVWTVVSFYQDGAYGYMAVMIFLLLGSSMLLQVFSWLWYSGNLDHLESRVEKFVNRHKLIKPFHFMQLGVYLRYAGVVDISTYRFSQQTDSFYEGVAVYLSHDLQMLRLIETFSESAPQLTLMISIIAHSGELTPITGIKSLGSAVAIAYSVVMYHRSMRAFLPDKRLMGLTSSFVYFLWNLVLIITRVTALALFSSVLPCYIVTHFISVWMLLVLGVWSQKTNYMENRYWEWLYRATVGLIWYFSWFNVAEGSTKIKNIVYYVIMGLDTMMLLGLWCWKTVDQAGCLNHFDPYIVIPVLLGLYVFGIGLKMTYHRYLHPNCVELVIAEPHERLEMGREPACYEETDSASSGFQVISPEAPPPASPAQPITGVNKRMRTMAANFYS is encoded by the exons ATGGAGGAGAGTTTTCCTTTCCACAGTACTTTCACTGATTTCTTATTACATTTGTTGGGGTTGTTATTTTTCCTGCTGGATGTGGGGCTGGATGTTTGGACTGTTGTATCGTTCTATCAAGATGGGGCCTATGGGTATATGGCAGTGATGATCTTTCTACTGCTGGGCTCTTCAATGTTGTTACAGGTGTTCAGCTGGCTCTGGTACTCTGGTAACTTGGATCATCTGGAGTCTCGTGTGGAAAAATTTGTAAACAGGCATAAATTAATCAAACCATTCCATTTCATGCAGCTCGGAGTCTACCTCAG GTATGCAGGGGTGGTGGATATATCAACATACCGCTTTTCTCAACAAACGGATTCTTTCTATGAGGGTGTGGCTGTATACCTAAGCCATGATCTTCAGATGCTTCGATTAATAGAGACGTTTTCCGAAAGTGCCCCACAGCTCACTCTTATGATCTCTATAATAGCACACAGTGGAGAGCTGACACCCATTACAG GAATCAAATCCCTGGGATCAGCAGTTGCAATTGCCTATAGTGTTGTCATGTACCACCGCTCCATGCGTGCATTTCTTCCTGACAAACGCCTGATGGGCTTAACCTCCTCTTTTGTCTACTTCCTGTGGAACTTGGTGCTGATCATCACACGTGTAACTGCTCTTGCACTCTTCTCCTCTGTACTGCCCTGCTACATAGTCACCCACTTCATCTCTGTGTGGATGCTGCTGGTTTTGGGGGTTTGGAGCCAAAAAACAAACTATATGGAAAATCGGTATTGGGAATGGCTGTACAGAGCTACAGTTGGACTCATCTGGTACTTCAGCTGGTTTAATGTAGCTGAAGGAAGTACCAAAATAAAGAATATTGTCTATTATGTCATCATGGGGCTGGACACAATGATGCTGCTTGGCTTATGGTGCTGGAAGACAGTGGACCAAGCAGGCTGTTTGAACCACTTTGATCCATATATAGTGATCCCTGTACTGCTAGGTTTGTACGTTTTTGGAATTGGACTGAAAATGACATACCACAGATACCTCCATCCAAACTGTGTTGAATTGGTAATTGCTGAACCACATGAACGACTGGAGATGGGCCGAGAACCAGCATGTTATGAGGAGACGGACTCAGCGAGTTCCGGATTTCAAGTGATTTCCCCTGAAGCTCCACCTCCAGCATCTCCAGCACAACCAATCACTGGAGTTAACAAGAGAATGAGGACTATGGCTGCTAATTTCTACTCATAG